The following are from one region of the Lacinutrix sp. Bg11-31 genome:
- a CDS encoding DinB family protein, which yields MKAADLNKSEYLPYFQPYINKISDLILLEGLEAGLKKTTSFLKSIPVEKLEYRYEANKWTIKEVVSHLIDSERIFAYRALRFARKDKTPVAGFDENDYALESAANNRAIEDLLEEYTLVRQASIALYKTFGSDSEILKRTGIAGGGEVSVRALGFLIAGHEKHHCDIIRERYL from the coding sequence ATGAAAGCAGCAGATTTAAATAAAAGTGAGTATTTACCATATTTTCAACCGTATATCAATAAAATTAGCGATTTAATACTTTTGGAAGGTTTGGAAGCTGGGTTAAAAAAAACGACTAGTTTCTTAAAGTCTATTCCTGTAGAGAAGTTAGAGTACCGTTATGAGGCTAATAAATGGACTATTAAAGAGGTAGTAAGCCACTTAATAGACTCTGAACGTATTTTTGCTTACAGAGCATTGCGTTTTGCGAGAAAAGACAAAACTCCTGTTGCTGGTTTTGATGAAAACGACTATGCTTTAGAAAGTGCTGCGAATAATAGAGCTATAGAAGATTTATTAGAAGAATATACCTTGGTAAGGCAAGCTTCAATAGCGCTTTATAAAACGTTTGGTAGTGATAGTGAAATATTAAAAAGAACTGGTATTGCAGGAGGAGGAGAGGTTTCTGTTCGTGCATTAGGGTTTTTAATTGCTGGGCACGAAAAGCACCATTGCGATATAATAAGAGAGCGTTATTTGTAA
- a CDS encoding M14 family zinc carboxypeptidase: MQEKALKTIFNTHKEKALFGRYIHTKHITPLLEKHANSFKITVIGQSVLEENIYSITIGTGKKKILMWSQMHGNESTTTKAIFDLLNFFLENSLAKSILKACTIVVIPILNPDGAKAYTRLNANAVDLNRDAQTLTQPESKVLKSVFNSFKPHYCFNLHGQRTIFSVGKTNNSASLSFLSPAQDKDCTITDNRKVAMSIIVKMNAMLQKEIPNQVGTYDDAFNVNCVGDAFQSLNVPTVLFEAGHCANDYDREEVRRYVFQSYIVALKTITEEVIDLEDYQDYISIPQNKKLFFDVIIKDAIHDNKRLDIAIQYQERLIGEKLHFIPKIEKTGNLSPFFAHNHLNASDNVVLDVKSNPLTIGSENDFVIINNVKFSLKFD; the protein is encoded by the coding sequence ATGCAAGAGAAAGCGTTAAAGACTATATTTAATACACATAAAGAGAAGGCTCTTTTTGGGCGATATATTCACACAAAACATATAACTCCTCTTTTAGAGAAGCATGCTAATAGTTTTAAAATTACCGTTATTGGACAGTCGGTTTTAGAAGAAAATATTTATTCTATAACTATAGGGACTGGTAAAAAAAAGATATTAATGTGGTCTCAAATGCATGGAAACGAATCGACGACCACTAAGGCTATTTTCGATTTACTTAACTTTTTTCTGGAAAACAGTCTTGCTAAATCTATTTTAAAAGCTTGTACGATAGTAGTAATTCCTATTTTAAATCCAGATGGAGCAAAAGCATACACGCGATTAAATGCTAATGCAGTCGATTTAAATAGAGATGCACAAACTCTAACACAACCAGAAAGTAAGGTGTTAAAAAGTGTCTTTAATAGCTTTAAACCGCATTATTGCTTCAATTTACATGGTCAGCGAACTATATTTAGTGTAGGGAAAACTAATAATTCGGCAAGCTTGTCTTTTTTATCACCTGCTCAAGATAAAGACTGTACAATTACTGATAATAGAAAGGTGGCTATGTCTATTATAGTTAAAATGAATGCAATGCTGCAAAAGGAGATTCCAAACCAAGTTGGAACATACGATGATGCCTTTAATGTTAACTGCGTTGGAGACGCTTTCCAGAGCTTAAATGTGCCTACTGTTTTGTTTGAAGCTGGCCATTGTGCTAACGATTATGATAGAGAAGAGGTAAGGCGCTATGTTTTTCAGTCTTATATAGTTGCTTTAAAAACGATTACAGAAGAAGTTATTGATTTAGAGGACTATCAAGATTATATATCAATTCCGCAAAACAAAAAGCTGTTTTTTGATGTAATAATAAAAGATGCAATTCATGATAATAAACGATTAGACATCGCTATTCAGTATCAAGAAAGATTAATAGGTGAAAAATTACATTTCATTCCAAAAATAGAAAAAACAGGTAATCTTAGTCCTTTTTTTGCACATAACCATTTGAATGCTAGTGATAATGTGGTGTTAGACGTTAAAAGTAATCCTCTAACAATAGGTAGCGAAAACGATTTCGTGATTATAAATAATGTAAAATTTTCATTAAAATTTGATTAA
- a CDS encoding Lrp/AsnC family transcriptional regulator, which yields MAKFKLDEIDHQILDMLIDNTRVPFTDIAKKLLISAGTVHVRVKKMEDAGIIKGSSLTLDYKKLGYSFIAYVGVFLKNTSETTFVLERINEIPFVTVAHVTTGKFNVFCKIRARNTEHAKDVIFTLDAIEGVYRTETMISLEESINDKKRLMHDIFNSL from the coding sequence ATGGCAAAATTTAAATTAGACGAAATAGATCACCAAATTCTTGATATGTTGATCGATAATACAAGAGTTCCTTTTACAGATATCGCAAAAAAACTATTAATATCTGCAGGAACTGTTCATGTTAGAGTAAAGAAAATGGAGGACGCTGGAATTATTAAAGGTTCTTCACTTACATTAGATTATAAAAAACTAGGATATTCATTTATAGCCTACGTTGGTGTTTTTCTTAAAAACACATCGGAAACAACATTTGTTTTAGAGCGTATTAACGAAATTCCTTTTGTTACTGTAGCTCACGTTACTACAGGGAAGTTTAATGTTTTTTGTAAAATTAGAGCAAGAAATACTGAGCACGCTAAAGATGTGATTTTTACGCTTGATGCAATCGAAGGTGTTTATAGAACAGAAACAATGATTTCTCTAGAAGAGAGTATAAACGATAAAAAACGTTTAATGCACGATATTTTTAATTCTTTATAG